The proteins below are encoded in one region of Solidesulfovibrio fructosivorans JJ]:
- a CDS encoding S41 family peptidase: MRLLTKVSCSLIVCLVIGSVALAAKNDEDRFAPLKRFSQVMDLVENHYVKPVTRNELIDGAIVGMLQQLDPHSSFLSKEEFKEMQVSTSGEFGGIGIEISMENGRLTVISPIDDTPAEKAGLKAGDVILEIEGQPTQDMTLIDAVQKIRGPKGKPVSLTVIHKDQQKPFKVKVVRDTIPIISVKSNEVEPGYLYIRLTRFNENTTAELNQALADYRKGGKQLKGVILDLRNNPGGLLEQAVNVADVFLPSGQIVSIKGKNPDQEKVFSAKGDGADLASPLVVLINSGSASASEIVAGALKDHKRALLVGEKSFGKGSVQTVIPLSDGSGIKLTTALYYTPNGRSIQAEGIEPDFMVPLQDNGADGDKLAANHQFRERDLSRHLVNKRKKKSESDDPKQKLLDQLARDNQLKLALELVKYFPIKTYKP, translated from the coding sequence ATGCGTCTTTTGACCAAGGTGTCCTGTTCCCTGATCGTCTGCTTGGTTATCGGCTCCGTTGCCCTGGCCGCCAAGAACGACGAAGACCGCTTCGCCCCGCTCAAGCGCTTCAGCCAGGTCATGGACCTGGTGGAGAACCATTATGTCAAGCCCGTCACCCGCAACGAACTCATCGACGGGGCCATCGTTGGCATGCTCCAACAGCTCGATCCGCACTCCAGCTTTCTGTCCAAGGAAGAGTTCAAGGAGATGCAGGTCAGCACCTCGGGCGAATTCGGCGGCATCGGCATCGAGATCAGCATGGAGAACGGCCGGCTGACCGTCATCTCGCCCATCGACGATACCCCGGCCGAAAAAGCCGGCCTCAAGGCCGGCGACGTGATCCTGGAAATCGAGGGCCAGCCCACCCAGGACATGACGCTGATCGACGCGGTGCAGAAGATTCGCGGCCCCAAAGGCAAGCCCGTGTCCCTGACCGTCATCCACAAGGACCAGCAAAAGCCTTTCAAAGTGAAGGTGGTGCGCGACACCATCCCGATCATCAGCGTGAAAAGCAATGAAGTGGAGCCCGGTTACCTCTATATCCGCCTGACCCGCTTCAACGAAAACACCACGGCCGAACTCAACCAGGCCCTGGCCGACTACAGGAAGGGCGGCAAGCAGCTCAAGGGCGTCATCCTCGACCTGCGCAACAACCCCGGCGGGCTGCTCGAACAGGCCGTCAACGTCGCGGACGTCTTCCTGCCCTCGGGCCAGATCGTGTCCATCAAGGGCAAGAACCCGGATCAGGAAAAGGTGTTCAGCGCCAAGGGCGACGGCGCCGACCTCGCCTCGCCGCTCGTCGTGCTCATCAACTCCGGCTCGGCCTCGGCCTCGGAAATCGTGGCCGGCGCGCTCAAGGATCACAAAAGGGCCCTGCTCGTGGGCGAAAAGAGCTTCGGCAAGGGCTCGGTGCAGACCGTCATTCCGCTCTCCGACGGCTCGGGCATCAAGCTGACCACGGCCCTGTACTACACGCCCAACGGCCGTTCCATACAGGCCGAGGGCATCGAACCCGACTTCATGGTGCCGCTCCAGGACAACGGCGCGGACGGCGACAAACTGGCCGCCAACCACCAGTTTCGGGAACGCGATTTGTCCCGCCACCTGGTGAACAAGCGTAAGAAAAAGTCCGAATCCGACGATCCCAAGCAGAAGCTGCTCGATCAGCTCGCCCGGGACAATCAGCTCAAGCTCGCTTTGGAATTGGTGAAGTATTTCCCGATCAAGACCTACAAGCCCTAG
- a CDS encoding murein hydrolase activator EnvC family protein translates to MKWPILVVAVVTFLTTAGGAVAREPARSHAGRQDAARETVSRRQAALLAALWPGRVAVLSGEPGAVGDWAEADRLYVWMRALVRGAGLPGVDGVPVALPPELLAPPRTSATLPPARAANATLADAPVKAEDVPDVFAPPAEGFSWPATGPVAAAFAPADNPPRQGLVLAVPEGTPVTAAAAGRVVFTGALMGLGRVLILSHGGRRHTVYACLGRLDAAEGDLLEGGAVLGQAGYCGPIRKPGVYFELRFREKALNPAEWFAVRR, encoded by the coding sequence ATGAAGTGGCCCATCCTAGTGGTTGCTGTCGTCACTTTTTTGACGACGGCGGGAGGGGCCGTGGCCCGGGAGCCGGCCCGGTCCCATGCCGGCCGGCAGGATGCGGCCCGGGAGACCGTCTCCCGACGTCAGGCCGCGCTTCTGGCCGCGCTGTGGCCCGGCCGGGTGGCCGTTTTGTCCGGGGAGCCCGGAGCCGTCGGGGATTGGGCCGAGGCCGACCGCCTTTATGTATGGATGCGGGCGCTGGTGCGGGGTGCCGGGCTGCCCGGCGTGGACGGTGTCCCGGTCGCCTTGCCGCCGGAACTCCTCGCGCCGCCGAGGACGTCCGCAACGTTGCCCCCGGCGCGCGCCGCGAATGCGACTTTGGCCGATGCGCCGGTGAAAGCGGAGGACGTCCCGGATGTCTTCGCGCCGCCGGCGGAAGGTTTTTCCTGGCCGGCGACAGGCCCCGTGGCCGCCGCCTTCGCTCCGGCGGACAATCCGCCGCGCCAGGGGCTCGTGCTGGCCGTGCCCGAAGGCACGCCGGTGACCGCCGCCGCCGCCGGGCGGGTGGTCTTCACCGGAGCGCTTATGGGCCTTGGTCGGGTGTTGATTCTCTCCCACGGCGGGCGCCGCCACACCGTGTACGCCTGTTTGGGGCGTCTCGACGCGGCCGAGGGGGATTTGCTCGAGGGCGGAGCCGTTCTCGGGCAGGCGGGATATTGCGGTCCCATCCGCAAGCCCGGCGTCTATTTCGAATTGCGTTTTCGTGAAAAAGCTCTTAATCCGGCGGAGTGGTTCGCCGTGAGGCGATAA
- a CDS encoding endonuclease III domain-containing protein gives MKRRELFLAMHQAMLEALGPSGWWPADSAFEMAVGAILTQNTNWANVARAIDNLKAAGRFSAEALYALPVEELAELIRPAGYFRVKAARLRNLLALIVHELGGDITALADGGLDAARERLLAVKGVGPETADSILLYGLSLPSFVVDAYTARICNRHALAPEDAGYEELRELFMDALPEDTALYNEFHALLVRVGNGWCRPRAPRCDSCPLGPFLP, from the coding sequence ATGAAGCGGCGGGAACTTTTTTTGGCCATGCATCAGGCCATGTTGGAGGCGCTCGGCCCCAGCGGCTGGTGGCCGGCGGATTCGGCCTTCGAGATGGCGGTTGGCGCGATTTTGACCCAGAACACCAATTGGGCCAACGTGGCGCGCGCCATCGACAATCTGAAGGCCGCGGGCCGGTTTTCGGCCGAGGCGCTTTACGCCCTGCCGGTGGAAGAGCTGGCGGAGCTGATACGGCCGGCGGGGTATTTCCGGGTCAAGGCGGCCCGGCTGCGAAACCTTCTGGCACTTATCGTGCATGAACTTGGCGGCGACATCACGGCCCTGGCCGACGGCGGTCTCGACGCGGCCCGGGAGCGGCTGCTCGCGGTCAAGGGCGTGGGGCCGGAGACGGCGGACAGCATCCTGCTTTACGGTCTTTCGCTGCCGAGCTTCGTGGTGGACGCCTACACGGCGCGGATCTGCAACCGGCACGCCCTGGCCCCGGAAGACGCGGGGTACGAGGAATTGCGGGAGCTTTTCATGGACGCCCTGCCCGAGGATACGGCTTTGTACAATGAATTCCACGCCCTGCTCGTGCGCGTGGGCAACGGCTGGTGCCGGCCGCGCGCGCCGCGTTGCGACAGTTGTCCATTGGGGCCGTTTCTGCCATGA
- the cutA gene encoding divalent-cation tolerance protein CutA — translation MSAVMVYITAPSPEAAESIGRALVTERLAACANILPGMRSIYHWKGAIETAEETVLIAKTRSDLADALTARVKELHDYEVPCAVVVPIVSGLPDFLHWIDDETAPIA, via the coding sequence ATGTCCGCCGTAATGGTCTACATCACCGCCCCGTCGCCCGAGGCCGCCGAATCCATCGGCCGCGCCCTGGTCACCGAGCGCCTCGCCGCCTGCGCCAACATCCTGCCCGGCATGCGCTCGATCTACCATTGGAAGGGCGCCATCGAAACCGCCGAGGAAACCGTGCTCATCGCCAAGACCCGGTCCGATCTGGCCGACGCCCTCACCGCCCGGGTCAAGGAGTTGCACGACTACGAAGTCCCCTGCGCGGTGGTCGTGCCCATCGTCTCCGGGCTGCCGGATTTTCTGCACTGGATCGACGACGAAACCGCCCCAATCGCATAA
- a CDS encoding carbohydrate kinase family protein encodes MRILVSGSLAYDRIMSFPGSFAEHILPDKIHILNVCFLVDGLEEKFGGTAGNIAYCLKLLGEEPTIVAAAGKDFAAYEAWLRHCGLSLQGIRRIGSEFTAGAYITTDRSDNQITGFNPGAMKYGAQYPVADCDPADTIAIAAPGNLDDMQEYPRICKAKGIPVIVDPGQNITALSGEQLTEMLTGADYLVSNDYELQLIENTTKLTLAEIVGRAKTVITTLGENGSTIRQGAREDNIAPCPVADVQDPTGAGDAFRAGFIKGLCLGKSPVDAAKIGSVSAAYAVEKHGTQEHHFTWDAFRARYAATFGELA; translated from the coding sequence ATGCGCATCCTCGTTTCGGGCTCCCTGGCCTATGACCGCATCATGAGCTTTCCCGGCAGCTTCGCCGAACATATCCTGCCCGACAAGATCCATATCCTCAACGTCTGCTTCCTGGTCGACGGGCTGGAGGAAAAATTCGGCGGCACGGCCGGCAACATCGCCTATTGCCTGAAACTCCTCGGCGAGGAGCCGACCATCGTGGCCGCCGCCGGCAAGGACTTCGCCGCCTACGAAGCCTGGCTGCGCCACTGCGGCCTCTCCCTGCAAGGCATCCGCCGCATCGGCAGCGAGTTCACCGCCGGGGCCTACATCACCACCGACCGCTCCGACAATCAGATCACCGGCTTCAACCCCGGGGCCATGAAATACGGCGCCCAGTACCCCGTTGCCGACTGCGACCCGGCCGACACCATCGCCATCGCCGCCCCCGGCAACCTGGACGACATGCAGGAATACCCCCGCATCTGCAAAGCCAAGGGCATCCCCGTCATCGTCGACCCCGGCCAGAACATCACCGCCCTGTCCGGCGAACAGCTCACCGAAATGCTCACCGGCGCCGACTACCTCGTCAGCAACGACTACGAGCTGCAACTGATCGAAAACACCACCAAACTCACCCTGGCCGAAATCGTCGGCCGGGCCAAGACCGTCATCACCACCCTCGGCGAAAACGGCTCCACCATCCGCCAGGGCGCGCGGGAAGACAACATCGCCCCCTGCCCCGTCGCCGATGTCCAGGACCCGACCGGCGCGGGCGACGCCTTCCGGGCCGGATTCATCAAAGGCCTGTGCCTGGGCAAATCCCCAGTGGACGCCGCCAAGATCGGATCAGTCTCCGCCGCCTACGCCGTGGAAAAACACGGCACCCAGGAACACCATTTCACCTGGGACGCCTTCCGCGCCCGCTACGCCGCGACGTTCGGCGAACTGGCGTAG
- the thiL gene encoding thiamine-phosphate kinase, whose protein sequence is MPHIRSEDDFLALVDRHFPRGGESVALSRGDDAAVIACPDRMCVTTDLFLEDVHFRRSYFSPGDIGYKALAVNISDVAAMGARPLGFVLGLVSPGDADRDFWNGVLAGMAELAEAYGLPLVGGDLSRGDKTGLTVTIWGEAGPSGRFLTRSTAKPGDILFIVGAIGLARVGLALLEKEGIGARERFPAAVAAHLRPIPRVDEGVILADIPGITACMDVSDGLARDLPRLLPQGMGADLFLPPGLLHPEVTAYAAGHGRQPEKEAIFGGEDYALVASATPEGWKAVRAALPGAHPIGMVGGKPGYTLNGAPFAMNGFDHFG, encoded by the coding sequence ATGCCGCATATACGCTCCGAGGATGATTTCCTGGCTTTGGTCGACCGGCATTTCCCGCGTGGCGGGGAGTCGGTGGCGCTTTCGCGCGGCGATGACGCGGCCGTAATTGCTTGTCCCGACCGGATGTGCGTCACCACGGATCTTTTTTTGGAGGATGTGCATTTCCGGCGCTCGTACTTTTCGCCTGGTGATATCGGGTACAAGGCGCTGGCCGTCAATATAAGCGACGTGGCCGCCATGGGCGCGCGGCCGTTGGGCTTCGTCCTGGGTCTTGTGAGCCCCGGCGACGCCGACCGGGATTTTTGGAACGGGGTCCTGGCGGGCATGGCGGAGCTGGCGGAGGCATACGGGTTGCCGCTGGTGGGCGGCGATTTGAGCCGGGGCGACAAGACCGGGCTGACTGTGACCATCTGGGGGGAGGCCGGGCCGTCGGGCCGTTTTCTGACCCGGAGCACGGCCAAGCCGGGGGATATTTTGTTCATCGTCGGCGCGATCGGCCTGGCCCGGGTGGGGCTGGCGCTGTTGGAAAAAGAAGGCATCGGCGCCAGGGAACGCTTTCCGGCCGCCGTGGCCGCCCATCTGCGCCCGATTCCCCGGGTGGACGAAGGGGTAATCCTGGCCGATATCCCCGGGATCACGGCCTGCATGGACGTCTCCGACGGCCTGGCCCGGGACCTGCCGCGCTTGCTGCCCCAAGGAATGGGGGCGGATCTTTTCCTGCCGCCGGGCCTGCTCCATCCCGAAGTCACGGCCTACGCCGCCGGGCATGGCCGGCAACCGGAGAAAGAGGCGATTTTCGGCGGCGAGGATTACGCGCTTGTGGCCAGCGCCACGCCCGAGGGCTGGAAGGCGGTGCGCGCCGCCCTGCCCGGGGCGCACCCCATCGGCATGGTCGGCGGCAAACCGGGGTATACGCTCAACGGCGCGCCGTTCGCCATGAACGGCTTCGATCATTTCGGATAG
- a CDS encoding DMT family transporter → MGLLLFGATCISFAAVFVKLAGVATSVSAFYRLLIGGLALVSLLAATKNLPAFRRAMSWPAAGCAVFFVCDLLCWHASIARVGPGLATLVANFQVFALTAVAAVTGRRLPRPGFLASMGLALFGLYLVVGRNFAAQTHDFRLGVGYGLAAAVFYALFILTLKKAVTDQGRAGPMATMAVLSFLGAGLLVAVVGATGESFALPGPQAILSLVALGILAQCLGWLAISSGLAGVRPALAGLILLLQPTLSYLWDVLFFDKATGPVELCGVVLALGGIYLGSVRFADKP, encoded by the coding sequence ATGGGACTTTTGTTATTCGGAGCGACGTGCATCAGTTTCGCCGCCGTGTTCGTCAAGCTGGCCGGGGTGGCCACCTCGGTGTCCGCGTTTTACCGGCTGCTCATCGGCGGGTTGGCGCTCGTGTCGCTTCTGGCCGCGACGAAAAACCTTCCGGCCTTTCGCCGGGCGATGTCCTGGCCGGCGGCCGGCTGCGCCGTTTTTTTCGTGTGCGACCTGTTGTGCTGGCATGCCAGCATCGCCCGGGTGGGACCGGGGCTGGCCACGCTGGTGGCCAACTTCCAGGTGTTCGCCCTGACGGCCGTGGCCGCCGTGACCGGCCGGCGTCTGCCCCGGCCAGGGTTTCTGGCGTCCATGGGGCTAGCCCTTTTCGGACTCTACCTTGTGGTCGGCAGGAATTTCGCCGCCCAAACGCACGATTTCCGCCTGGGCGTGGGCTACGGTCTGGCGGCGGCGGTTTTTTACGCGCTCTTTATCCTGACCCTCAAAAAAGCCGTCACCGACCAGGGCCGGGCCGGCCCCATGGCGACCATGGCGGTGCTGTCCTTTCTCGGGGCGGGGCTGCTCGTCGCGGTCGTTGGCGCAACGGGCGAGAGTTTCGCCCTGCCAGGGCCGCAAGCAATCCTGTCCCTGGTCGCGCTTGGCATCCTGGCCCAATGCCTGGGCTGGCTGGCCATTTCCAGCGGCTTGGCCGGCGTGCGCCCCGCCCTGGCCGGACTCATCCTGCTGCTCCAGCCCACGCTGTCCTATCTCTGGGACGTGCTCTTTTTTGACAAAGCCACCGGTCCGGTGGAACTATGCGGGGTGGTACTAGCCCTTGGCGGCATCTATCTCGGTTCCGTCCGCTTCGCCGACAAACCTTAA
- the tsaA gene encoding tRNA (N6-threonylcarbamoyladenosine(37)-N6)-methyltransferase TrmO, whose product MDLTLRVLGTVRSVLTDPATAPRFETENAPPAELVLDPAYRAAAESLEVGQEILVFTWFHLANRSCQQVHPRRDKTRPLTGVFSTRSPDRPNPIGLHKVRIAAIDDAKITVEALEAVDGTPVIDIKPLADRHGTT is encoded by the coding sequence ATGGACCTGACCCTTCGCGTGCTCGGCACGGTGCGCTCGGTGCTCACCGACCCGGCCACGGCCCCGCGCTTCGAAACCGAAAACGCCCCCCCGGCCGAACTGGTCCTGGACCCCGCCTATCGCGCCGCGGCCGAATCCCTCGAGGTCGGGCAGGAAATTCTGGTTTTCACCTGGTTCCATCTGGCCAACCGGTCCTGCCAGCAGGTCCATCCCCGCCGGGACAAGACCCGTCCCCTGACCGGCGTTTTTTCCACCCGCTCGCCGGACCGGCCCAATCCCATCGGACTGCACAAGGTACGCATCGCCGCCATCGACGACGCAAAGATCACCGTCGAAGCCCTGGAAGCCGTCGACGGCACCCCGGTCATCGACATCAAACCGCTGGCCGACCGTCACGGCACTACCTGA
- a CDS encoding YihY/virulence factor BrkB family protein, with product MAGSDASHRAASLAAAIGKAFTSGRLPEQSPLPPWLGPFFHVLHLFLKNHGLSLAAALSYTTVLSIVPFLAVAFSVAKGLGFYDSPQVHDLLMRITAGRAEVVEQIQLYIQNTNVKTLGAIGTVLLLVTAVSLVSTIEGAINAAWDIGVKRGFVTRFTSYLLLIIICPPLLFAAVSAMAAVQDASLTRRLLEFSLVQDVERIVLSVAPVLIVWTVFFVLYQFLPNTRVKPRCALIGAFCAGTLWQLVQWAYIKFQFGAAGYNAIYGSFAQIPLLLLWLYISWAIVLLGAQISHTAQRYGVFLRQSRADGLVQSHRHALALFLLLLAARAAARRRLLPDITRQATLLGLPEPSVAGLWQAMAASGLAVAADGTNGRTFVPLARPQDVTLADVARALDGNDAPPPAGLVRDYPLLARLCTLAGQSDRTESLASLEARFAADLDAALPAKI from the coding sequence GTGGCCGGTTCCGACGCTTCCCATCGCGCCGCCTCCCTGGCGGCCGCCATCGGCAAGGCTTTCACATCGGGCCGCCTGCCGGAGCAGAGTCCCCTGCCTCCCTGGCTGGGACCGTTTTTTCATGTTCTGCATTTGTTTCTCAAAAACCATGGCCTAAGCCTCGCCGCCGCGCTGTCCTACACCACGGTGCTGTCCATCGTGCCGTTTCTGGCCGTGGCCTTTTCCGTGGCCAAGGGGCTCGGCTTCTACGACTCGCCCCAGGTCCACGACCTGCTTATGCGCATCACCGCCGGCCGCGCGGAAGTGGTGGAGCAGATCCAGCTCTACATCCAGAACACCAACGTCAAGACCCTCGGAGCCATCGGTACGGTGCTGTTGCTGGTCACGGCCGTGTCCCTGGTGTCCACCATCGAGGGCGCGATAAACGCCGCCTGGGACATCGGCGTCAAGCGCGGCTTCGTCACCCGCTTCACCAGCTATCTGCTGTTGATCATCATCTGCCCGCCGCTGCTTTTCGCCGCCGTAAGCGCCATGGCCGCGGTCCAGGACGCAAGCCTCACCCGCCGGCTGCTGGAATTTTCCCTGGTCCAGGACGTCGAGCGCATTGTGTTGTCCGTGGCCCCGGTGCTCATCGTCTGGACGGTTTTTTTCGTGCTCTACCAGTTTTTGCCCAACACCAGGGTCAAACCGCGATGCGCCCTGATCGGAGCGTTTTGCGCCGGCACGCTGTGGCAACTCGTGCAGTGGGCCTACATCAAATTCCAGTTCGGAGCCGCCGGCTACAACGCCATCTACGGCAGCTTCGCCCAGATCCCCCTGCTCCTGCTGTGGCTCTACATCAGCTGGGCCATCGTGCTGCTCGGAGCCCAGATCAGCCACACCGCCCAACGCTACGGCGTTTTTTTGCGCCAGTCCCGGGCCGACGGCCTGGTCCAGTCCCACCGCCACGCCCTGGCCCTTTTCCTGCTTCTGCTGGCCGCGCGCGCCGCCGCCAGACGCCGGCTGCTCCCGGACATCACCCGCCAGGCGACACTGCTGGGCCTGCCCGAGCCGAGCGTGGCCGGACTGTGGCAGGCCATGGCCGCATCCGGGCTCGCGGTCGCGGCCGACGGGACCAACGGCCGCACCTTCGTGCCCCTGGCCCGGCCGCAAGACGTGACCCTGGCCGACGTGGCCCGGGCCCTGGACGGGAACGACGCCCCGCCTCCGGCCGGTCTGGTCCGGGACTACCCCCTTCTCGCACGGCTTTGCACCCTGGCCGGCCAGTCCGACCGCACGGAAAGCCTCGCCTCCCTGGAAGCCCGCTTCGCGGCGGACCTGGACGCGGCGCTTCCCGCCAAAATATAA
- a CDS encoding sulfite exporter TauE/SafE family protein produces MPSLSFWLAYLAFGCAAGIIAGLLGVGGGIVVVPALYFLFTAQGLPSEHIMQMALGTSLATIVFTSVASFRAHDKRGAVRWDIFKSITPGILIGSFLGAWVAAQLSTKFLKGFFVVFLYYVSIQMILNIKPKPSRHIPGTAGMFTTGGGVGLISNMVGIGGGTITVPFMTWCNIPIHVAVGTASAIGFPIAAAGVIGYIANGLGKADLPGMSIGYIYLPALIGIVATSMLTAKYGAKLAHALPVGTLKRVFALFLLAMATRMLWSMF; encoded by the coding sequence ATGCCGTCCCTTTCGTTCTGGCTCGCCTATCTCGCGTTCGGTTGCGCCGCCGGCATCATCGCCGGCCTGCTCGGGGTGGGCGGAGGCATCGTCGTCGTTCCGGCCCTGTATTTTCTGTTCACCGCCCAAGGACTGCCTTCCGAGCACATCATGCAGATGGCGCTCGGCACGTCGCTGGCCACCATCGTCTTCACCTCCGTGGCCAGCTTCCGCGCCCACGACAAGCGCGGCGCGGTGCGTTGGGACATTTTCAAGAGCATCACCCCCGGCATCCTCATCGGCTCGTTTCTGGGCGCCTGGGTGGCCGCCCAGCTGTCCACCAAGTTCCTCAAAGGCTTTTTCGTCGTCTTCCTGTACTACGTCTCGATCCAGATGATCCTCAACATCAAGCCCAAACCCTCGCGCCACATTCCGGGCACGGCCGGCATGTTCACGACAGGCGGCGGCGTAGGACTCATCTCCAACATGGTCGGCATCGGCGGCGGCACCATCACCGTGCCGTTTATGACCTGGTGCAACATCCCCATCCACGTGGCCGTGGGCACGGCCTCGGCCATCGGTTTCCCCATTGCCGCCGCCGGCGTCATCGGCTATATCGCCAACGGCCTGGGCAAGGCCGACCTGCCGGGCATGAGCATCGGCTACATCTACCTGCCGGCCCTAATCGGCATCGTGGCCACCAGCATGCTGACGGCCAAATACGGGGCCAAACTCGCCCACGCCCTGCCCGTGGGAACGCTCAAACGCGTCTTCGCCCTGTTCCTCCTGGCCATGGCCACCCGCATGCTGTGGAGTATGTTTTAA
- a CDS encoding NupC/NupG family nucleoside CNT transporter yields MGQSLLGLAALVLVAMALSERRGVIPWRLVLGGLGLQAAIAAFMLKAPFLRGLFMALNALVTAMDEATRAGTAFVFGYVGGGPAPFAVTDQSSAFILGFQALPLVIVVAALTALLYYWKILPKVVRAFSLVLEKSMGIGGVLGVGSAGCVFLGMIEAPLLIRPYMERMTRSELFAMMATGMSCIAGTMLMLYATVLKSVIPDAVGHILTASVIHAPAALVVAALMLPESESPTLGNKLPASSASGSMDAVVSGTADGLKLFWSIVATLLVFVALVKLANIVLAVFPEVAGAPLTLERMLGFALSPVAWLLGVPWAEASTAGTLLGTKIVLNEFIAFIDMAKLPAGALSGHSRLILTYAMCSFANFGSVGILLAGLTSLCPSRKHEITALGGKALVAGVLASLMTGTVVGILSSF; encoded by the coding sequence ATGGGACAAAGCCTGCTCGGGCTGGCGGCGCTTGTTCTGGTCGCCATGGCGCTCAGTGAACGTCGGGGGGTGATTCCCTGGCGGTTGGTTCTGGGGGGATTGGGTTTGCAGGCGGCCATCGCCGCCTTCATGCTCAAAGCGCCGTTCCTGCGCGGCCTTTTCATGGCCCTAAACGCCCTGGTCACGGCCATGGACGAGGCCACGCGCGCCGGCACGGCCTTCGTGTTCGGCTACGTGGGCGGCGGTCCGGCCCCTTTTGCCGTCACCGACCAGTCTTCGGCGTTTATTCTCGGCTTTCAGGCGTTGCCCCTGGTCATCGTCGTCGCGGCCCTGACCGCGCTGCTCTATTACTGGAAAATCCTGCCCAAAGTGGTGCGGGCCTTTTCGCTGGTGTTGGAGAAAAGCATGGGCATCGGCGGTGTGCTCGGGGTGGGCTCGGCTGGCTGCGTCTTTCTCGGCATGATCGAAGCGCCGCTTCTCATCCGCCCCTACATGGAGCGCATGACCCGAAGCGAGCTTTTCGCCATGATGGCGACGGGCATGTCCTGCATCGCCGGCACCATGCTCATGCTGTACGCCACGGTGCTCAAGTCCGTCATTCCCGACGCCGTGGGGCACATCCTCACCGCCTCGGTCATCCACGCCCCGGCGGCGTTGGTGGTGGCGGCGCTCATGCTGCCGGAAAGCGAGTCGCCGACGCTCGGCAACAAACTGCCCGCCTCGTCGGCATCGGGGAGCATGGACGCCGTCGTTTCGGGCACGGCCGACGGACTGAAGCTTTTCTGGAGCATCGTGGCCACGCTGCTTGTGTTCGTGGCCCTGGTCAAACTGGCCAACATCGTGTTGGCCGTCTTTCCGGAGGTGGCCGGCGCGCCGCTGACCCTCGAGCGCATGCTCGGCTTCGCGCTGTCCCCGGTGGCCTGGCTGCTCGGCGTGCCCTGGGCCGAAGCCTCGACGGCCGGTACGCTGCTCGGCACCAAGATCGTGCTCAACGAATTCATCGCCTTCATCGACATGGCCAAGCTACCGGCCGGAGCGCTTTCCGGGCACAGCCGGCTGATTCTGACCTACGCCATGTGCAGCTTCGCCAACTTCGGCAGCGTGGGCATCCTGCTCGCCGGGCTCACCTCGCTTTGCCCTTCGCGCAAGCACGAGATCACGGCTCTTGGCGGCAAGGCGCTGGTAGCCGGCGTCCTGGCCTCGCTCATGACCGGGACGGTGGTGGGAATTTTGTCGTCGTTTTAA